A genomic segment from Lutzomyia longipalpis isolate SR_M1_2022 chromosome 3, ASM2433408v1 encodes:
- the LOC129793306 gene encoding armadillo repeat-containing protein 6 homolog: MAKVISQETFDDAVRENVIEFEMSVEEAKEETIKQFQAQGVNLANIIVDLKVNTSTGRPVILEKIEELKNIKEVTEGNKKEFLEIIQIISEECSKTLPHRVLAAKNGANDTLLGLLKKILEAEPRDQEILQMIVANLGIMSEKQPDIFTHDYLDAAQRLLDIGSDDSVIRECLRWLQKVCILHEMNRQMIVDEDTIKYLKTFLTSKSGIIIRELCSVFRNLVLDDDIRVEFGKAHEHARVIAESCLADLTKLLYDFKSERDVVSDLILTVATLTVRNEYCLLVEDVGGLKFTLGAMSEHADSLKLVREGLKLIKALAGNDTVKVKIIQQGAAPLIITLLSTHRANESLARHALAAIAMLTLRVKENSLAFFEAGAPEVIVDCMKIHEKSKFVQRSGSHSIRNMVSRNKDQCNAFISQGAEDILNLALKEHPSIAYDVKSALRDLGVAVQLNEEWTGKAEKTISN; the protein is encoded by the exons ATGGCGAAAGTCATCAGCCAGGAGACCTTTGACGATGCAGTCAGGGAGAACGTTATTGAGTTTGAAATGTCCGTGGAAGAGGCCAAGGAGGAGACCATAAAGCAGTTCCAGGCGCAg GGAGTTAATCTGGCCAATATTATTGTCGATCTCAAAGTCAACACTTCTACGGGACGACCAGtaattttggagaaaattgaggaattgaAGAACATCAAAGAAGTTACGGAAGGTAACAAGAAGGAGTTTCTGGAGATTATTCAAATAATCTCTGAAGAATGTTCAAAGACTCTCCCTCATCGTGTCTTGGCTGCTAAGAATGGAGCCAATGATACCTTGTTGGGACTTCTAAAGAAGATCCTGGAAGCTGAACCTCGTGATCAGGAAATTCTACAGATGATTGTGGCCAACTTGGGCATAATGTCAGAGAAACAACCAGATATCTTCACGCACGACTACCTAGATGCAGCACAGCGTCTTCTAGACATTGGAAGCGATGACTCTGTTATCCGAGAATGCCTCCGGTGGCTTCAAAAAGTTTGCATCCTCCATGAAATGAATCGTCAGATGATTGTTGATGAGGACACAATTAAGTACCTCAAGACCTTCCTAACTTCCAAATCTGGCATCATTATCAGGGAACTGTGTTCGGTATTCCGGAATCTTGTTCTAGATGACGATATCCGCGTTGAATTTGGCAAAGCTCATGAGCACGCACGCGTTATTGCCGAATCCTGCCTTGCAGATCTTACGAAACTCCTCTATG ATTTCAAAAGCGAACGAGACGTTGTGAGTGATCTCATACTAACGGTTGCAACGCTCACGGTGAGAAATGAATACTGTTTGCTCGTGGAAGATGTTGGAGGGTTAAAATTCACTCTTGGTGCCATG AGTGAACATGCAGATAGTTTGAAACTCGTTCGAGAAGGCTTAAAACTCATCAAGGCTCTAGCAGGAAATGACACTGTTAAAGTGAAGATTATCCAACAGGGAGCAGCTCCATTAATCATCACCCTTCTAAGCACTCATCGTGCTAATGAAAGCCTTGCACGGCATGCTTTGGCTGCAATTGCCATGCTCACACTTCGTGTCAAGGAAAACAGTCTTGCCTTCTTTGAAGCTGGAGCACCCGAAGTGATTGTGGATTGCATGAAAATACACGAGAAGAGCAAATTTGTGCAACGATCTGGTTCTCACTCAATCCGGAACATGGTGTCACGCAACAAGGATCAATGCAATGCCTTCATTTCCCAG ggtGCTGAAGATATCCTGAATTTAGCTCTCAAAGAGCATCCCAGTATTGCGTATGATGTTAAATCAGCCCTCAGGGACTTGGGAGTTGCCGTGCAGCTAAATGAGGAGTGGACGGGAAAAGCAGAGAAGACTATCAGCAACTGA